The following proteins are encoded in a genomic region of Drosophila willistoni isolate 14030-0811.24 chromosome 3R, UCI_dwil_1.1, whole genome shotgun sequence:
- the LOC6650725 gene encoding histone-lysine N-methyltransferase, H3 lysine-79 specific isoform X1, giving the protein MATPQVKDLVLRSPAGSSDVITFAWPLQVGHGQDKHDNGFDIIDTIKFVCDELPSISSAFEEINLHQIDTACYKTMTNLVDRFNKAVDSIVALEKGTSLPAERLNKFAHPSLLRHILQLVYNAAVLEPDKLNQYEPFSPEVYGETSYELVQQMLKHVTVSKEDTFIDLGSGVGQVVLQMAGSFPLKTCIGIEKADTPARYAERMDLFFRQYMGWFGKRFCEYKLIKGDFLVDEHREKITSSTLVFVNNFAFGPTVDHQLKERFADLRDGARVVSSKSFCPLNFRITDRNLSDIGTIMHVSEIPPLKGSVSWTCKPVSYYLHVIDRTKLEQYFQRLKTKGGDHDHVGTVRTTRDRAKREANIGSGSAGSHHNNNHNNNHNNNNNNHQQRGAEREQSNGGTSSRHQSQSPANVNASGAMGSGLSSGTGGGSGGNNGGVASKTTRQQAQQQQQQQQQQQRSLDMDSTSDSDGDATTGNGGNTTTTTNTTSTSNGGGPMTRKVWSDWCSSKGKSSQSDEEENNNTNGGGSATASGRQSRATTNTTIQKKRKKLTRKAAIASKSAAAAQRATAEAAAVAAAAATSKDSSSKEDQPPRAASTGPGIGGGRKGRLKKGARGRKCLKIAGLDVLHKQTVLSTTGDANAKKLPAAPGTVDQQLTSLLTENMDHNELDIPLAPQHTPYALQILLDVFRSQYMSMIEHMKSSAYLPQVQKQIAQEQERMARLKNRASQLDKQIKVLIDDSVALLKIRMNELGISVNSPNDLIAQAKEIVGRHKDLQHTVSKMRNEVTFYEGEQKLMLSKQLKHLPEYQKLFGNSLNGKVKMEMPQELSETTAQELVLKEIANTLSQRKKLYAQVSTIEQETSVLQKTAEERTTAAALLAQGTNISLAASSSSNSGSTNNPAPPPPPLPPASSSSSSVAVAATSLAAAAPSASSLSVSVPNCKMTTTTNSSSTTNNHVKSARRSREHRARSQEWPEVPEVGKIQESNPEVLAQKIVETCRQIEAGHYQVNGKNKTNAEMNQQTPPPPPATTTSTAAVKSMYKDSTLMPAPKQQQQQQQQQQMQLLSSILPKCELPGLLSSSILNSASSSSSSSSSSIMGRSAVSSIKQESPKVANFEDRLKSIITTALNEDQEQRSKASTTAMDSLPPPTPTQSPAPKRSKPQQQHHHHHHNNNHHQQQQQQQQHQQQSQMHPLHNIITVSTQGLMHLNANTTISPITPPLPGPAAGATASTAPPPPANLPYGAGVYGGKNHGGKYHHQMPIKESKYSPAARHGQHAQLTPTPTSSSSHMANLYGPTGPGVGSASSANANPPPPAAAAAANDLSYGQRRRGTVSASSYEHFMVQQQQQQQQHALMLAAAAHAAQRQQMRTEEQPQPQQHRLPQHHLLHHQQQQQQQHHSHPAHHHPNEFKTPAENLQLQRSSSREQLMLVEQQQAPPSHIELLPRSSSANSLDYGSNASSTGGGYRVRPPSRPSSNSSQPDYTQVSPAKMALRRHLSQEKLNQPPQATSTPPTGQQTPSSGGGKTIGDLVNGEIERTLEISQQSIINVAVNMSTTGVGAAAAAHFMDRAFPNERLLINLNAQRPERVNIRPIQDDHHAGGSSTDQPTNYSQQQQQQQQATASGSNLATLAHVAYAQKSQRPMSTSSASASAINPSRSGRDYQPVALPRAEMKGCIEAYFHEEQQQQQQQQKTKNAAVGGVGRASRLNGANPPLEGLAASLQDHVRARKYKEENEERQRRAAAAASSSSANAASSSSSSGGGPSTELNPHYAHQAPPAHTYLHMQQQQQQHHQPNSHQHLNGTPHKVEIGIKRTSPLAPHQQPPRPAKLAHFETQQQQPHLYANGQVVLPPPPAAHEATTTPSPTPSSSSSSCGAGGGGGGRRSKLLIDPPLLMSPEINSLMVDERSLPLSVHHNHQQQQQQQHLHHNHHHPHAHQVAQQQQQAHRLPLHGQATLNMNATRGNSSSSSSSSNNNNNANAADDGKPYVGHLIAPLPSPTSTTTTITAATTTTLSHLTQLKAQQQSVRCRTRLVAAQAVPEDLTIKKPIQAISSISSSSSSSSSSSSSSSTSSSEDNDDDDDYNDDKDDDGDNCSESTDTAVSYYTHA; this is encoded by the exons ATGGCAACACCCCAAGTCAAGGACTTGGTGTTGCGTTCGCCCGCTGGCTCTTCGGATGTCATCACATTTGCTTGGCCCCTGCAAGTTGGACATGGACAGGATAAGCATGACAACGGCTTCGATATTATCGATACAATCAAATTCGTTTGCGATGAGCTGCCATCAATATCATCCGCATTCGAGGAGATTAATCTCCATCAAATTGACACTGCCTGCTACAAGACTATGACAAATCTTGTCGATCGTTTTAATAAAGCTGTCGACAGTATTGTTGCATTG GAAAAAGGAACTTCACTGCCCGCCGAGCGCTTGAATAAGTTCGCTCATCCTAGCCTTTTAAGACATATATTGCAATTAGTTTACAATGCTGCCGTTTTGGAGCCCGATAAGCTCAATCAGTATGAGCCATTTTCACCCGAAGTCTATGGCGAGACATCGTATGAGTTGGTACAACAAATGCTCAAACATGTCACAGTCAGCAAAGAGGATACGTTCATTGATCTCGGTTCCGGTGTGGGACAAGTTGTACTTCAAATGGCCGGATCGTTTCCCCTTAAAACCTGCATTGGCATCGAAAAGGCCGATACGCCGGCCCGTTATGCCGAGCGTATGGATTTGTTTTTTCGCCAATATATGGGTTGGTTTGGCAAACGATTTTGTGAATACAAATTGATTAAAGGTGACTTTCTTGTCGATGAGCATCGAGAGAAGATAACCTCATCCACATTGGTGTTTGTGAATAATTTTGCCTTTGGACCAACGGTGGATCATCAGTTGAAGGAGCGTTTTGCCGATTTACGTGATGGCGCTCGTGTTGTATCCTCAAAATCATTTTGCCCATTGAATTTTCGCATTACGGATAG AAATCTAAGTGATATTGGCACTATAATGCATGTTAGCGAAATACCACCATTGAAGGGTTCCGTATCCTGGACATGTAAACCTGTATCGTATTATCTGCATGTGATTGATCGTACTAAATTAGAGCAATACTTTCAACGTCTGAAAACCAAAGGGGGTGACCATGATCACGTGG gTACCGTGCGCACTACACGGGATCGTGCCAAGCGTGAGGCCAATATTGGTTCAGGATCTGCTGGAAGCCATCACAATAATAATCACAATAATAAccacaataacaataacaataaccaTCAGCAGAGAGGAGCAGAACGAGAACAGTCGAATGGTGGAACTTCATCGCGTCATCAATCACAATCACCGGCTAATGTGAATGCTAGTGGTGCCATGGGCAGTGGTTTAAGCAGCGGAACAGGAGGAGGAAGTGGTGGTAATAATGGTGGAGTTGCCTCTAAGACAACCCGCCAGCaagcccagcagcagcaacaacaacaacagcagcaacaacgaaGTCTTGACATGGACAGCACATCGGATAGTGATGGCGATGCCACAACTGGAAATGGCGGTAATACCACCACaaccaccaacaccacatCCACCTCAAATGGTGGTGGACCCATGACACGAAAAGTATGGTCCGATTGGTGCAGctccaaaggcaaatcatctCAATCCGATGAGGAGGAGAATAACAATACAAATGGAGGTGGCAGTGCAACCGCCAGTGGTCGTCAGTCGCGAGCCACCACAAACACCACGATACAGAAGAAGCGTAAAAAGCTAACACGCAAAGCAGCCATTGCCAGTAAATCAGCGGCTGCTGCCCAACGGGCTACTGCCGAGGCAgcggctgttgctgctgcagcagctaCCAGCAAGGATTCCAGCTCTAAGGAGGATCAACCACCGAGAGCGGCAAGCACCGGTCCGGGCATTGGTGGCGGGCGCAAGGGTCGCTTAAAGAAGGGCGCCCGCGGTCGCAAGTGTCTGAAAATAGCCGGCTTGGATGTTTTGCATAAGCAGACGGTTCTTAGCACTACGGGAGATGCCAATGCAAAGAAATTGCCCGCAGCTCCTGGCACTGTGGATCAGCAATTGACGTCACTGCTCACCGAAAATATGGATCACAATGAGCTGGATATACCGCTGGCGCCACAGCATACCCCGTATGCCTTGCAAATTCTGCTTGATGTCTTCCGATCTCAATACATGTCTATGATTGAGCACATGAAATCGAGTGCCTATCTGCCGCAGGTGCAGAAACAAATCGCCCAAGAGCAAGAGCGCATGGCCAGGCTAAAGAACCGTGCCAGTCAGTTGGACAAACAGATCAAGGTGCTCATCGATGACAGTGTGGCATTGCTTAAGATACGCATGAATGAATTGGGCATCAGTGTGAACTCCCCCAACGATCTGATTGCCCAGGCCAAGGAGATTGTGGGTCGGCATAAGGATCTACAGCATACGGTTAGCAAAATGCGCAATGAGGTGACCTTCTATGAGGGAGAACAGAAGCTGATGCTTAGTAAACAATTGAAACATTTGCCCGAGTATCAGAAATTATTTGGTAACTCATTGAATGGCAAAGTGAAGATGGAAATGCCGCAAGAGCTGTCGGAGACAACAGCCCAAGAGCTTGTGTTGAAGGAAATAGCCAATACGTTGAGTCAGCGCAAGAAATTGTATGCTCAAGTCTCAACAATAGAGCAAGAGACATCGGTTCTGCAAAAGACAGCGGAGGAGAGGACCACAGCGGCTGCCCTGTTGGCTCAAGGTACAAACATTAGCCTggcagccagcagcagcagcaatagtgGATCTACAAATAATCCAGCACCCCCTCCACCACCTCTGCCaccagcatcatcatcatcttcatcagtCGCAGTCGCAGCAACATctttagcagcagcagcaccatcaGCTTCTTCTCTTTCCGTGTCCGTGCCAAATTGTAAGATGACAACCACGACAAATAGTAGTAGCACAACCAATAATCATGTGAAAAGTGCCCGACGTAGTCGTGAGCATCGTGCTCGCTCCCAGGAATGGCCTGAAGTGCCCGAAGTTGGTAAGATTCAAGAGAGCAATCCAGAGGTTCTTGCACAGAAAATTGTCGAGACATGCCGTCAAATTGAGGCTGGTCATTATCAAGTGAATGGTAAGAATAAGACCAATGCTGAAATGAATCAACAAACTCCTCCACCGCCACCAGCAACTACCACATCAACGGCAGCAGTGAAATCCATGTATAAGGATAGCACTCTGATGCCAGCACctaagcaacagcagcagcagcaacaacagcagcaaatgcaattgCTTTCTTCTATATTGCCAAAATGTGAGTTACCTGGTCTGTTATCATCCTCCATTCTGAACTCCgcctcctcatcatcatcgtcatcatcttcGTCCATTATGGGACGCAGTGCCGTTAGCAGCATTAAACAAGAATCACCAAAAGTGGCCAATTTTGAGGATCGTTTGAAGAGCATCATTACGACAGCCTTGAATGAAGATCAAGAGCAGCGTAGCAAGGCATCAACAACAGCCATGGATTCTCTGCCACCGCCAACACCCACACAAAGTCCAGCTCCAAAGCGTAGCaagccacagcagcagcaccaccaccaccaccacaacaacaaccaccaccaacagcagcagcaacaacaacaacatcaacagcaatCCCAAATGCATCCCCTACACAATATTATAACTGTTTCCACTCAGGGATTGATGCATTTGAATGCCAATACCACCATATCGCCCATTACACCACCATTGCCAGGACCAGCAGCTGGAGCAACTGCCTCCACAGCTCCGCCACCGCCAGCTAACTTACCCTACGGTGCTGGAGTTTATGGTGGTAAGAATCATGGTGGCAAATATCATCATCAAATGCCCATAAAGGAATCGAAATATTCACCGGCGGCGCGTCATGGCCAACATGCGCAATTGACGCCAACGCCAACCTCGTCATCTTCCCATATGGCCAATTTATATGGGCCAACTGGTCCTGGCGTTGGTTCTGCCAGTTCTGCCAATGCTAATCCTCCTcctccagcagcagcagcagcagcaaatgaTTTAAGCTATGGTCAACGTCGTCGGGGTACAGTGAGTGCCTCGTCCTATGAGCATTTTATGgttcaacagcaacaacagcagcaacaacatgcCCTTATGTTGGCCGCTGCCGCCCATGCGGCGCAGCGGCAACAGATGCGAACCGAGGAACAGccacaaccacaacaacatcGTCTGCCGCAGCATCATTTGCTacatcatcaacagcaacaacaacaacaacatcattcTCATCCAGCTCATCATCATCCCAACGAATTCAAGACACCAGCTGAGAATCTACAACTTCAACGTTCCAGCTCACGTGAGCAATTGATGTTGGTGGAACAACAACAGGCCCCACCATCCCATATCGAATTGTTGCCACGTTCGAGTTCGGCGAATTCCTTGGATTATGGCTCTAATGCCTCCTCAACGGGTGGTGGCTACCGTGTGCGTCCACCCAGCCGACCGAGTTCAAATTCCTCACAACCGGACTACACACAAGTATCACCAGCCAAAATGGCCTTACGTCGTCATCTCTCGCAAGAGAAGCTAAATCAACCACCGCAGGCCACATCGACACCGCCAACGGGGCAGCAGACGCCTTCTTCTGGTGGTGGCAAAACCATAGGTGATCTGGTCAATGGTGAGATTGAGCGTACTCTGGAGATTTCCCAACAGAGCATTATCAATGTGGCCGTCAATATGAGCACAACGGGTGTGggagcagcagccgcagcccATTTCATGGATCGGGCATTCCCCAATGAACGTCTGCTCATCAATCTGAATGCTCAGAGGCCGGAGCGTGTAAATATTAGGCCCATACAGGACGATCATCATGCCGGAGGATCATCTACTGACCAGCCCACCAATTAcagccaacagcaacagcagcagcaacaggcgACAGCATCAGGCAGTAATTTGGCTACCCTAGCTCATGTGGCTTATGCACAGAAATCACAGAGACCCATGTCGACATCATCAGCATCCGCATCGGCAATTAATCCATCGCGTTCTGGACGAGATTATCAGCCAGTGGCTTTGCCACGTGCTGAAATGAAGGGATGCATTGAGGCCTATTTCCATgaggagcaacagcaacagcagcaacaacaaaagaccAAGAATGCTGCGGTTGGAGGAGTTGGTAGAGCATCGCGTTTAAATGGAGCCAATCCGCCTCTGGAGG GTCTAGCCGCTTCTCTGCAAGATCATGTGCGAGCCAGGAAATACAAAGAGGAGAATGAAGAGCGTCAACGGAGGGCGGCGGCAGCTGCCTCATCGTCCTCTGCAAACGCCGCATCTTCTTCATCCTCGTCTGGTGGAGGGCCATCAACTGAGTTAAATCCACATTATGCTCATCAGGCACCCCCTGCCCATACCTATCTGCacatgcagcagcagcagcagcagcatcatcagcCAAATTCACATCAACATTTAAATGGAACACCGCACAAAGTCGAAA TTGGCATTAAGCGTACATCTCCGCTGGCTCCGCACCAGCAACCACCTCGTCCAGCCAAATTGGCACACTTTGAaacccagcagcagcaaccacaTCTTTATGCCAATGGACAAGTGGTGTTGCCGCCACCGCCAGCAGCACATGAAGCAACCACAACTCCCTCGCCCACACcttcatcatcgtcgtcgtcgtgtgGTGctggtggaggaggaggaggcagACGAAGTAAACTTTTGATAGATCCACCGTTGTTAATGAGTCCAGAGATAAATTCATTGATGGTCGATGAGCGATCATTGCCACTGTCGGTGCATCATaatcatcaacagcagcagcagcaacaacatctacaccataatcatcatcatccacatGCACATCAAGTggcacagcagcagcagcaagcacATCGTTTGCCACTCCATGGACAAGCAACTTTAAACATGAATGCAACACgtggcaacagcagcagcagcagcagcagcagtaacaacaataataatgcgAATGCCGCCGATGATGGTAAGCCATATGTAGGACATTTAATAGCACCATTACCATcaccaacatcaacaacaacaacaatcacagcagcaacaacaacaacattatcACATTTAACACAATTAAaagcacaacaacaatcaGTTCGTTGTCGCACTCGTCTGGTTGCCGCTCAAGCAGTGCCAGAAGATCTAACCATAAAAAAGCCAATTCAAGCCATTTCCTCAATATCGTCCTCGTCATCCTCTTCctcctcgtcgtcgtcgtcgtcgtctacATCTTCGAGTGaagacaatgatgatgatgatgattataatGATGATAAAGACGATGATGGTGATAATTGCTCTGAATCCACTGACACAGCAGTCTCCTACTACACacatgcttaa